The DNA window TTGTTGTTCCCGGAGGCGGCAGCGGCGGTGCTCGTTCGTTCGTTGTTAACCACGTACGGACGGATGGAGAAACgaacggacggacggacggaacCGCTCACGGGGGCAACGATGGATCCGAACGGATGTGTTCGCTGGGTGAACTGCTCCGCTTGCTCGGCACCcccttcctcctcctcctcctcctccttctccttcttcttcttcttcttcttcttctccagaACGATGTCGTCGATTTCTTCTGTTGACATCTATTTTCGGTTTCTTCTACAATTCGACATCGAGCATACACACACATTTTGAATCGTTTCGTTTCGGTTCCGCCTCCTTCCCTTCCtctcttccttccttttcttcctcctttcccCCCACCAAGCACAGCACATTCTGTGTTatccctcctcctcctcagTCGTTCTGTTTATTGATTGGCCGTCGAGGTAGCATGGCGCCCTCCACTAATTCTCCTTcacttctttctcctttcaatCAATTTCACCACACACAGCACATTCGCGCTCTATCGCATATCTGTTCTGTTCTGCTCAAAATGTCTTTTCCTTTATTCCCACCACTGGATTCCTACGGCTGTaatttcctcctcttcctcccttccgagaaatttcctcccttccgagaaaaaaagatctctCTGTGGTAATTACTTCTCTAATTTATATGTCTGAATACTGAATGGGCCCACCCACTGAACTCGCCAACTGAAAAATCTTTTACtttatagaattttttgtaagcattaaatattaaatattaaataaatagaaatattaaatattctaACGTAACATTTATGCCTTTTTTCTAAGATAAGTTCTTCCTTActttctattcattattttaaaaatacctCGTCGATATTTCCAATAATCAATCGATTATTCtatcaaattaaaataaaacggATGTGTATGCGTATAAATCGATGGAAGATATGTCCGAACGTTCAAGCAGACAACGAAATTTCCGCTTGCGAACATTAAACCCCTAGAATGAAGCTCAAATCGCTTTaactttaaataatttttttcaaaacaaatgtgACGCTTAGTGGGGatgaaattgacaaaaaaattccgaaaaaaaaaaccatcgtaAATACGTAAaattctgtttaaaaaaaagcataacaAAGTCATACTTTGATCATTGTGAGAAACTGCTTCatctatctttatttttattgagttTAGGtcccatttaaaaaaaaaattctcaaatagTTCACATTTGCTAGATAATCGAGATAATTTTGCTGTACAAAGCTTAGGGAAAATTTTTAGCTCTTCGCTTACGTACATCAACCTCCTATATTGAACTAACTCAAATTGCTTTAACTTCGAATAAATTCTGTGAAAACAAATGTAGCGACTTTGTAGGATaggaaatgacaaaaaaaaatccaaaaaaaaacattgtaaatACGTAAAATTCTgggaaaacataaaaaaaaagtcataatTCGATCATTGTTTAACTCAGACTGCTTCATCTAGGTAAATATGTCCTGATCTTTTCAAAGGTGTTCAGGAAACTCATTTCGAAGAACTTATCGAGTCGCTTCgttgcttatttttttgagttt is part of the Necator americanus strain Aroian chromosome V, whole genome shotgun sequence genome and encodes:
- a CDS encoding hypothetical protein (NECATOR_CHRV.G17496.T1), whose translation is MSTEEIDDIVLEKKKKKKKKEKEEEEEEEGGAEQAEQFTQRTHPFGSIVAPVSGSVRPSVRFSIRPYVVNNERTSTAAAASGNNKPGMLRMSEQAPKSTTAHC